A single Phycisphaerales bacterium DNA region contains:
- a CDS encoding DUF192 domain-containing protein encodes MATWTRTLITAGLLTAAAALPLAGCDDHAKANATGGDKKTEVPKTQEVTIKGKTFKLDLVADDASRFKGLSGRTEIPPDGGMLFVFPRPITTSFVMRDCLVPIDIIYLDARGSVVNTYKMTVEDARGEGEKENDPKTGVNEKYEARLKKYPSEFDTQFVIELKGNTLDELKLEKGDKIKLEIDKLKKLAK; translated from the coding sequence ATGGCTACTTGGACGCGCACGCTGATCACCGCCGGCCTCCTGACCGCCGCGGCCGCCCTGCCCCTCGCCGGCTGCGATGACCACGCCAAGGCCAACGCCACGGGCGGCGACAAGAAGACCGAAGTGCCCAAGACCCAGGAAGTCACCATCAAGGGCAAGACCTTCAAGCTCGACCTGGTCGCCGACGACGCCAGCCGCTTCAAGGGTCTCAGCGGCCGCACCGAGATCCCCCCCGACGGCGGCATGCTCTTCGTCTTCCCCCGCCCGATCACCACGTCCTTCGTGATGCGCGACTGCCTCGTCCCCATCGACATCATCTACCTCGACGCCCGCGGCAGCGTCGTCAACACCTACAAGATGACCGTCGAGGACGCCCGCGGCGAGGGCGAAAAAGAGAACGACCCTAAGACCGGCGTCAACGAGAAGTACGAGGCCCGCCTCAAGAAGTACCCCAGCGAGTTCGACACCCAGTTCGTCATCGAGCTCAAGGGCAACACCCTTGACGAGCTCAAGCTCGAGAAGGGCGACAAGATCAAGCTCGAGATCGACAAGCTCAAGAAGCTCGCCAAGTAA
- a CDS encoding PP2C family protein-serine/threonine phosphatase, whose protein sequence is MGRHAVCFATSGNTAGARQRWVAPVEAAWPGEAPDFRAVGSDALVDMLEKNGNTAGFGCVLAVFGPSESARTIDRFFEALGAAHLPGICLVPDPAVWRSFQRHGIIFDSHDADPRALASMLYALCERQGAVDALAREVAIAQRCQGGIRSQMDRIHEELHLAAAVQREFTSAPLPRVDGLEFGVLFRPVNFVSGDIYNVRSLGDGMAAFFMADAVGHGVPAALLTMVLTSSLNTTEAGKVLEPAEVLRQLNERLCASCLGSGRFATALYGVVNGHTGEVRVAGAGHPWPVRVSRSGAMEVKTEGPLLGVFPGAEFTQARFELGEGDTLLLYTDGFEAMFPERDEEEVEWAGRTYLRELTRLIGGDRDLNQCVAELDGLLDEQSGSLHQADDITALVISARAAAAQKRLAA, encoded by the coding sequence ATGGGTCGCCACGCCGTCTGCTTCGCTACGTCCGGAAACACCGCGGGAGCCCGCCAGCGGTGGGTCGCGCCCGTCGAAGCCGCCTGGCCCGGCGAGGCCCCCGACTTCCGCGCGGTCGGCTCCGACGCCCTCGTGGACATGCTTGAAAAGAACGGCAACACCGCCGGCTTCGGCTGCGTGCTCGCCGTGTTCGGCCCCTCCGAGTCCGCCCGCACGATCGACCGCTTCTTCGAGGCGCTCGGCGCCGCCCACCTCCCCGGCATCTGCCTCGTCCCCGACCCCGCGGTGTGGCGTTCCTTCCAGCGCCACGGCATCATCTTCGACAGCCACGACGCCGACCCCCGCGCCCTCGCCTCCATGCTCTACGCCCTCTGCGAGCGCCAAGGCGCCGTCGACGCCCTCGCCCGCGAGGTCGCCATCGCCCAGCGCTGCCAGGGCGGCATCCGCTCGCAGATGGACCGCATCCACGAGGAGCTCCACCTCGCCGCGGCCGTGCAGCGCGAGTTCACCTCCGCGCCCCTCCCGCGCGTCGATGGTCTGGAGTTCGGCGTGCTCTTCCGCCCGGTTAACTTCGTCAGTGGCGATATCTACAACGTCCGCAGCCTCGGCGATGGCATGGCCGCGTTCTTCATGGCCGACGCCGTAGGGCACGGCGTGCCCGCCGCGCTCCTCACCATGGTCCTCACCAGCAGCCTCAACACCACCGAAGCCGGCAAGGTCCTCGAGCCCGCCGAGGTGCTGCGGCAACTCAACGAGCGCCTCTGCGCCAGCTGCCTGGGCTCCGGCCGCTTCGCCACCGCCCTCTACGGCGTCGTCAACGGCCACACCGGCGAGGTCCGCGTCGCCGGCGCCGGCCACCCCTGGCCCGTCCGCGTCTCCCGCTCGGGCGCGATGGAGGTCAAGACCGAGGGCCCGCTCCTCGGGGTCTTCCCCGGCGCCGAGTTCACCCAGGCCCGCTTCGAGCTCGGCGAGGGCGACACCCTCCTCCTCTACACCGACGGCTTCGAGGCCATGTTCCCCGAGCGCGACGAGGAAGAAGTGGAATGGGCCGGCCGAACCTACCTCCGCGAGCTCACACGCCTCATCGGCGGAGACCGCGACCTCAACCAGTGTGTTGCCGAGCTCGACGGCCTGCTCGACGAGCAGTCCGGCTCCCTGCACCAGGCCGACGACATCACCGCCCTCGTCATCAGCGCCCGCGCCGCCGCGGCCCAGAAGCGCCTCGCCGCCTAG
- a CDS encoding prolyl oligopeptidase family serine peptidase, translating to MLTLLLSCALALSPELNADLTITEVLVLPPTSAGGRAPFRADAVQGALVRGDFRAPSAGDSFAGKEWKALTALDGQFQDRALIGGYAFATVDSSAEKVMILEAPGSGMVYFNSEPRAGDPYEHAFTRIPVLVHKGRNEILAHSGRGRLSLRLAEPAAPVFIDLGDPTLSDLVQGSGDPVIGGLVIINATGAWQRNLTAGVACEGAATSTALPPIPPMSTRKVPVSFTPAPLAQPGEVEYRISLTGPNLPAGSTPETRVKLRVRTPAQVRKVTFISGIDGSVQYYCINPATEKDAPNGLVLSLHGASVQATNQAEAYRSKPDLDIVAPTNRRPFGFDWEDWGRADGLEVLEHATRALKPDPSRIYLTGHSMGGHGTWQFGALFPDRFAAIAPSAGWISFWSYAGARESDNPTPLESLFRRSMNTSDTLKLSRNYLMQGIYILHGDADDNVPVTQARTMREHLAKYHADFAYYERPGAGHWWGNECVDWDPIFEFFRHHRLKTNEQTDRIEFTTANPAVSASCRWATIQQQEVMGDFSTILIDLDRSRRTFELKKSDNVARLRLDLAHLASIAGGKGSVYFKHPGGELDITPDADTTAVELAKSGDTWKLATPLRAADKNPRRSSGWKQAIGNRVVLVYATRGDDAEKTWALSKARYDAETWQYRANGAFDIIPDTDFDPAAYRDRNVLLYGNMETNAAWSRLLPDSPIRVSREGIVVGNRDFAADDLVAMFIRPRADSDTAVVGVVAPTGIKGCRAADRIGYFGSGVGYPDWTVFSSDVFDKGLGGVKAAGFFTNDWQVGEIVE from the coding sequence ATGCTCACGCTGCTGCTCTCCTGCGCGCTCGCCCTCTCCCCCGAGCTCAACGCCGACCTCACCATCACCGAAGTCCTCGTCCTCCCGCCAACATCCGCGGGCGGGCGCGCCCCCTTCCGCGCCGACGCCGTGCAGGGCGCTCTCGTCCGCGGTGACTTCCGCGCCCCCAGCGCCGGAGACTCCTTCGCCGGCAAGGAGTGGAAGGCCCTCACCGCCCTCGACGGCCAGTTCCAGGACCGCGCCCTCATTGGCGGCTACGCATTCGCCACCGTCGACAGTTCCGCCGAGAAGGTCATGATCCTCGAGGCCCCCGGCAGCGGCATGGTCTACTTCAACTCCGAGCCCCGCGCCGGCGACCCCTACGAGCACGCCTTCACCCGCATCCCCGTCCTGGTGCACAAGGGCCGCAACGAAATCCTCGCCCACAGCGGGCGCGGCCGCCTCAGCCTCCGCCTCGCCGAGCCCGCCGCGCCCGTCTTCATCGACCTGGGCGACCCCACGCTCTCCGACCTCGTGCAGGGCTCGGGCGACCCCGTCATCGGCGGCCTCGTCATCATTAACGCGACCGGCGCGTGGCAGCGCAACCTCACCGCCGGCGTCGCCTGCGAGGGCGCCGCCACCAGCACCGCCCTCCCGCCCATCCCGCCCATGAGCACCCGCAAGGTGCCGGTCTCCTTCACGCCCGCGCCCCTCGCGCAGCCCGGCGAGGTTGAGTACCGCATCTCCCTCACCGGCCCCAACCTCCCCGCCGGCAGCACGCCCGAGACCCGCGTCAAGCTCCGCGTGCGCACGCCCGCGCAGGTCCGCAAGGTCACCTTCATCAGCGGCATCGACGGCAGCGTGCAGTACTACTGCATCAACCCCGCCACCGAAAAAGACGCCCCCAACGGCCTCGTCCTCTCCCTCCACGGCGCCAGCGTGCAGGCCACCAACCAGGCAGAGGCCTACCGCAGCAAGCCCGACCTCGACATCGTCGCCCCCACCAACCGCCGCCCCTTCGGCTTTGACTGGGAAGACTGGGGCCGCGCCGACGGCCTTGAGGTCCTCGAGCACGCCACCCGCGCGCTCAAGCCCGACCCCTCCCGCATCTACCTCACCGGCCACTCCATGGGCGGTCACGGCACATGGCAGTTTGGCGCCCTCTTCCCCGACCGCTTCGCCGCCATCGCCCCCAGCGCCGGCTGGATCTCCTTCTGGTCCTACGCGGGCGCCCGCGAAAGCGACAACCCCACGCCCCTCGAATCGCTCTTCCGCCGCTCCATGAACACCAGCGACACCCTCAAGCTCAGCCGCAACTACCTGATGCAGGGCATCTACATCCTCCACGGCGATGCCGACGACAACGTCCCCGTCACCCAGGCCCGCACCATGCGCGAGCACCTGGCCAAGTACCACGCCGACTTCGCCTACTACGAGCGTCCCGGCGCGGGCCACTGGTGGGGCAACGAGTGCGTCGACTGGGACCCCATCTTCGAGTTCTTCAGGCACCACCGCCTCAAGACCAACGAGCAGACCGACCGCATCGAGTTCACCACCGCCAACCCCGCCGTCTCCGCCTCCTGCCGCTGGGCCACCATCCAGCAGCAGGAAGTCATGGGCGACTTCTCGACCATCCTCATCGACCTCGACCGCTCGCGCCGCACCTTCGAGCTCAAGAAGTCCGACAACGTCGCCCGCCTCCGCCTCGACCTCGCCCACCTCGCGAGCATCGCCGGCGGCAAGGGCTCGGTCTACTTCAAGCACCCCGGCGGCGAGCTCGACATCACCCCCGACGCCGACACCACCGCCGTCGAGCTCGCCAAGTCCGGCGACACCTGGAAGCTCGCGACCCCGCTCCGCGCTGCCGACAAGAACCCCCGTCGCAGCAGCGGCTGGAAGCAGGCGATCGGCAACCGCGTCGTCCTCGTCTACGCCACCCGCGGCGACGACGCCGAGAAAACCTGGGCCCTGAGCAAGGCCCGCTACGACGCCGAGACCTGGCAGTACCGCGCCAACGGCGCCTTCGACATCATCCCCGACACCGACTTCGACCCCGCCGCCTACCGCGACCGCAACGTGCTCCTCTACGGCAACATGGAAACCAACGCCGCATGGTCGCGCCTGCTCCCCGACTCACCCATCCGAGTCTCACGCGAAGGGATCGTGGTCGGCAACCGCGACTTCGCCGCCGACGACCTCGTCGCCATGTTCATCCGCCCGCGTGCAGACTCCGACACCGCCGTCGTCGGCGTCGTCGCGCCCACGGGCATCAAGGGCTGCCGCGCCGCCGACCGCATCGGCTACTTCGGCTCCGGCGTCGGCTACCCCGACTGGACCGTCTTCTCAAGCGACGTCTTCGACAAGGGCCTCGGCGGCGTCAAAGCCGCGGGCTTCTTCACCAACGACTGGCAAGTCGGCGAGATCGTCGAGTAA
- a CDS encoding FHA domain-containing protein yields MNASLVLVREDGKQQEVPLKRQAIVGRQTDCTIRIPDSGISRHHCELTLGDGKVMLRDLGSSNGTYVNRVKVTQAELGAGDLISIGNLVFVVKIDGSPAVIDAEEAWDEGAVPIASAATKPAAAKPAAPAAPAKQGTAAQPAKRPLVDPGDSSVADFDFLDEDEDIKKQPKL; encoded by the coding sequence ATGAACGCATCACTCGTGCTGGTCCGTGAAGATGGCAAGCAGCAGGAGGTCCCGCTGAAGCGTCAGGCCATTGTCGGGCGGCAGACGGACTGCACGATCCGCATCCCCGATTCGGGCATCTCGCGCCACCACTGCGAGCTGACGCTGGGCGACGGCAAGGTGATGCTGCGGGACTTGGGGTCGTCCAACGGGACGTACGTGAACCGCGTGAAGGTGACGCAGGCGGAGCTGGGGGCCGGGGACCTGATCTCGATCGGGAACCTGGTGTTCGTGGTGAAGATCGACGGCTCGCCGGCGGTGATTGACGCCGAGGAGGCGTGGGACGAGGGTGCGGTGCCGATCGCCTCCGCGGCGACGAAGCCGGCGGCTGCGAAGCCGGCGGCGCCTGCCGCACCGGCGAAGCAGGGGACGGCGGCGCAGCCCGCGAAGCGGCCGCTCGTGGACCCGGGGGATTCGTCGGTGGCGGACTTCGACTTCCTTGATGAGGATGAGGACATCAAGAAGCAGCCGAAGCTCTGA
- the hemW gene encoding radical SAM family heme chaperone HemW, with amino-acid sequence MELSGHTRIPVLQQRFGTPGGDAGGVLRRASPAAGEGHAPTSPATSLYIHVPFCFHKCHYCDFYSIVDTQDRQAPFVDRLTRELAALAPFAGPLGTIFIGGGTPTLLRPDLWVKLLGAIRSTFALTPHLEFTVECNPETATPELFAILADGGSSGGVNRVSIGAQSFESRHLKTLERWHDPEKVFRAIELAREAGIPRQSLDLIWGVPGQTLPEWEHDLTTALSAATTHLSCYSLTYEPGTAMTARLSRGEFARTDEDLDADMFIRTLEMLRAAGLERYEVSNFAKPGDECRHNLAYWRQHNWLAAGPSASGHMNGYRWKNLPRLDDYLNSDTSGFAPVMDVEDADPRRNLRERIMTGLRTAEGLDTARTLRDAAHISPTTPDALTRAAARQIAQGNLTDTANRWRLTDDGFLIADTIAAELMRSI; translated from the coding sequence GTGGAGTTGAGCGGCCATACCCGGATTCCCGTCCTTCAGCAGCGTTTCGGCACCCCCGGGGGGGATGCCGGGGGCGTCCTGCGCCGGGCTTCCCCGGCCGCAGGCGAGGGCCACGCCCCCACCTCCCCCGCCACTTCCTTGTACATCCATGTGCCCTTTTGTTTCCACAAGTGCCACTACTGCGACTTTTACAGCATCGTGGACACCCAGGACCGCCAGGCCCCCTTCGTCGACCGCCTGACCCGCGAGCTCGCCGCCCTCGCCCCCTTCGCCGGCCCCCTCGGCACCATCTTCATCGGCGGCGGCACCCCCACCCTGCTCCGCCCCGACCTGTGGGTCAAGCTGCTGGGTGCGATCCGCAGCACCTTCGCCCTTACACCCCATCTCGAGTTCACCGTCGAGTGCAACCCCGAGACCGCCACCCCCGAGCTCTTCGCCATCCTGGCCGATGGGGGTAGCAGTGGGGGGGTCAACCGCGTCTCCATCGGCGCCCAAAGCTTCGAGTCACGCCACCTCAAAACGCTTGAGCGCTGGCACGACCCCGAAAAGGTCTTCCGAGCCATCGAGCTCGCCCGCGAGGCGGGCATCCCACGCCAGTCCCTCGACCTCATCTGGGGCGTCCCCGGCCAGACCCTCCCCGAGTGGGAGCATGACCTCACCACCGCCCTCTCCGCCGCCACCACCCACCTCTCCTGCTACTCCCTCACCTACGAGCCCGGCACCGCCATGACCGCCCGCCTCTCCCGCGGCGAGTTCGCCCGCACCGACGAAGACCTCGACGCCGACATGTTCATCCGCACCCTCGAGATGCTCCGGGCCGCGGGCCTCGAGCGCTACGAGGTCTCAAACTTCGCCAAGCCCGGCGACGAGTGCCGCCACAACCTCGCCTACTGGCGTCAGCACAACTGGCTCGCCGCCGGCCCCTCCGCCAGCGGCCACATGAACGGCTACCGCTGGAAGAACCTCCCGCGCCTGGACGACTACCTCAACTCCGACACGAGCGGCTTCGCCCCCGTCATGGACGTCGAAGACGCCGACCCCCGCCGCAACCTCCGCGAGCGGATCATGACGGGCCTCCGCACCGCCGAGGGCCTCGACACCGCCCGCACCCTCCGCGACGCCGCGCACATTTCACCCACCACCCCCGACGCCCTCACCCGCGCCGCCGCCCGCCAGATCGCACAGGGCAACCTCACCGACACCGCCAACCGCTGGCGTCTCACCGACGACGGCTTCCTCATCGCCGACACCATCGCCGCGGAACTCATGCGCTCCATATAG
- a CDS encoding RluA family pseudouridine synthase, translating into MPSYSIQPNPDVTFKVRYQDEHVVVVLKPARVVTAPGLGHETDSLLNAMFALHGQQLQSLGKDRDFGLLHRLDKDTSGLVMIALTKDAYDRLRAVFEQREVAKYYWAVTKNRPNGDMGVIRKPIVEYEGRVKGDSRLKKLARVSSAGKPAVTAWRVIDSSHAATLLECRAVTGRLHQLRVHLDSINCPILGDEFYGPANLRHVSTRLALHAHRITFPHPVTGEKVDVKTSWPQDLKGLLKMMRLKRPDLEPAPGKEDAPVPEE; encoded by the coding sequence ATGCCGAGCTATTCGATCCAGCCCAACCCCGACGTGACCTTCAAGGTGCGGTACCAGGACGAGCACGTCGTGGTGGTGCTCAAGCCCGCGCGGGTGGTGACGGCGCCGGGGCTGGGGCACGAGACGGACTCGCTGCTCAACGCGATGTTCGCGTTGCACGGGCAGCAGCTGCAGTCGCTGGGGAAGGACCGGGACTTCGGGCTGCTGCACCGGCTGGACAAGGACACCAGCGGGCTGGTGATGATCGCGCTGACGAAGGACGCGTACGACCGGCTGCGGGCGGTGTTCGAGCAGCGTGAGGTGGCGAAGTACTACTGGGCAGTAACGAAAAACCGGCCCAACGGCGACATGGGCGTGATCCGTAAGCCGATCGTGGAGTACGAGGGCAGGGTGAAGGGCGACTCGCGGCTGAAGAAGCTGGCGCGGGTGTCGAGCGCGGGGAAGCCGGCGGTGACGGCGTGGCGGGTGATCGATTCGTCGCACGCGGCGACGCTGCTGGAATGCCGCGCGGTGACGGGGCGGCTGCACCAGCTGCGCGTGCACCTGGACTCGATCAACTGCCCGATCCTGGGAGATGAGTTCTATGGGCCTGCGAACCTGCGGCATGTGTCGACGCGGCTGGCGCTGCACGCGCACCGGATCACGTTCCCGCACCCGGTGACCGGGGAGAAGGTGGATGTGAAGACGAGTTGGCCGCAGGACCTGAAGGGGCTGTTGAAGATGATGCGGCTGAAGAGGCCGGATCTGGAGCCCGCACCCGGGAAAGAGGACGCGCCCGTGCCTGAGGAGTAG
- a CDS encoding 6-phosphogluconolactonase: protein MSPDAEQGDFYDLVPSASATLPRLTGGVVHRPDHDTLIDALLAELSIHARNCIRAFGDFQFAVSATEEVEPFLRRLMYDLNHREFPWARTRVWSVDEVLASDEEDTRAARLRGLILDQSGLPPEQFHALRLTAPVSEGIAAYEAELRQHLGWREKGHDRLDFALLTLSPTGGVAGFEWLEEAPPADDTRLVHEVNQQASACGDDGSVPRRPVPCVSMSMAFLNASRMIAVIAAGESRRAAVARMAEAVRRRRRELAAPALYLSPMAGELRFYLDNAACPTP from the coding sequence CCCTCGGCCAGTGCGACGCTGCCCCGGCTGACGGGGGGGGTGGTGCACCGGCCGGACCACGACACCCTGATCGACGCGCTGCTGGCGGAGCTGTCGATTCATGCGCGGAACTGCATCCGGGCATTCGGGGACTTCCAGTTCGCGGTGTCGGCGACGGAGGAGGTGGAGCCGTTCCTGCGGCGGCTGATGTACGACCTCAACCACCGCGAGTTTCCGTGGGCGCGGACGCGGGTGTGGAGCGTGGATGAGGTGCTGGCGTCGGACGAGGAGGACACGCGGGCGGCGCGGCTGCGGGGGCTGATCCTGGACCAGTCGGGGCTGCCGCCGGAGCAGTTTCATGCGCTGCGGCTGACCGCGCCGGTGAGCGAGGGGATCGCGGCGTACGAGGCGGAACTGCGGCAGCACCTGGGGTGGCGGGAGAAGGGGCACGACCGGCTGGACTTCGCGCTGCTGACGCTGAGCCCGACGGGGGGCGTGGCGGGGTTTGAGTGGCTGGAGGAGGCGCCGCCGGCGGACGACACGCGCCTGGTGCACGAGGTCAATCAGCAGGCGTCGGCTTGCGGGGATGATGGGAGTGTGCCCCGGCGGCCGGTGCCGTGCGTGTCGATGTCGATGGCGTTCCTGAACGCGTCGCGGATGATCGCGGTGATCGCGGCGGGGGAGTCGCGCCGCGCGGCGGTGGCGCGAATGGCGGAGGCGGTGCGGCGGCGACGGCGCGAGCTGGCGGCGCCGGCGCTGTACCTTTCGCCGATGGCGGGGGAGCTTCGGTTTTACCTTGACAACGCGGCGTGCCCGACGCCCTGA